In one window of Fundulus heteroclitus isolate FHET01 unplaced genomic scaffold, MU-UCD_Fhet_4.1 scaffold_302, whole genome shotgun sequence DNA:
- the LOC118559502 gene encoding stonustoxin subunit alpha-like, with translation MDTWQQFAEESQGAQNVVKSTESRSAWKKQNKGVAAVEASTELTMEDVRLKMQVQVPALGRPFSLGMLYDARRDQLVTGFTLWDSETINNQSSRQTQKSSSCEISVSDSFESKSSLMNLNASVKASFLGGLVDVDGSAAYLNDKKKFKNQSRITFQYKATTEYKALENAVLARSSPKVEGSQVRDYSEKSSATHVVTGILYGVNTFFVFDSEKLDSNSVQNIEGSMQAVIKKIPDLAVEGQAELKLSKEEKDVASKYTCKFYGDFILDKNPVTLEDAVNTYTKLPGLLGENGENSVPLNVWLTPLKDLDPSAAELKEQISFGLLRKIRIYLESIREIEMRCNEAQQEKEVMSFPQIHEKFILFENLCKDYIEMLRQTMREKIPLIREGKEDETSLEKFIDQQENSLFSPKSLDNWLDNAEREINVIGSCVGTMEGIQIVPYKNNLDKEVLAEGVDVFCFVFTSVKTDDPFLDQMMNYLSKDKTEPQPCVPPSTKDQWFFSDEVVTNMMKKATEFSSAFKRLKGSSRFHFVVAALPNAKFKGATIYQYRDGLLKTEDFSQPEVPDVTAKLDPRDLLWYYRNLTLDPATCNNRLLLSDENTTATFGTSHPKYPETPQRFKDRPQVLCQQGLTGGCYFEVEWSVKSPNIVWVALAYDSMARKGETFGENKLSWSLGVNNLKFESLHDKKHWSQPLPPEGCSRVGVYLDWSGGSLSFYNVVSNQLIHLYTYKANFTEPLYPGLYLWYSSNFASFRPI, from the exons GCTGAAGATGCAGGTGCAGGTGCCTGCCTTGGGTCGGCCTTTCTCTTTAGGCATGCTGTATGATGCTCGCAGAGACCAGCTGGTGACAG GTTTCACTCTGTGGGACAGTGAAACTATCAACAACCAAAGCAGCAGACAGACCCAGAAAAGCAGTTCTTGTGAAATTAGTGTCTCTGACTCCTTTGAATCCAAGTCTTCTCTGATGAATCTGAATGCATCTGTCAAAGCCAGTTTTTTGGGTGGTCTGGTTGACGTTGATGGATCTGCAGCTTATCTCAATGACAAGAAGAAGTTCAAGAACCAGAGCAGAATCACCTTTCAATACAAAGCCACAACTGAATACAAAGCGCTGGAGAATGCAGTGCTGGCTCGGTCTTCTCCCAAAGTTGAGGGCTCTCAGGTTAGGGATTATTCTGAGAAATCCAGTGCAACACATGTAGTCACCGGCATCCTTTATGGGGTAAATACTTTCTTTGTGTTTGACAGTGAGAAGTTAGATTCAAACAGTGTTCAGAACATTGAGGGCAGCATGCAAGCTGTGATCAAGAAAATTCCAGACTTGGCTGTTGAGGGTCAAGCAGAATTAAAGCTgagtaaagaagaaaaagatgtaGCCAGTAAATACACCTGTAAATTTTATGGTGATTTTATTCTTGACAAGAACCCTGTGACTCTTGAAGATGCAGTGAACACCTACACAAAGCTTCCAGGCCTCCTtggagaaaatggagaaaattcAGTTCCTCTAAACGTCTGGCTAACTCCTCTGAAGGATCTGGACCCATCAGCAGCTGAGCTGAAGGAACAGATTTCCTTTGGTTTACTCAGAAAGATTAGAATTTATTTGGAAAGTATCAGAGAAATAGAAATGAGATGCAATGAGGCTCAGCAAGAGAAAGAAGTGATGAGTTTTCCACAGATTCATGAAAAATTTATTCTTTTTGAAAATCTGTGTAAAGACTACATAGAAATGCTCAGACAGACAATGCGGGAGAAGATTCCTCTCATTCGTGAAGGAAAAGAAGATGAAACATCTTTGGAAAAGTTCATTGATCAGCAAGAGAATTCTTTGTTTAGTCCCAAAAGTTTAGATAATTGGTTAGATAATGCAGAGAGAGAAATTAACGTCATTGGGTCTTGTGTTGGAACTATGGAGGGAATCCAGATTGTTCCATATAAGAACAACCTGGACAAAGAGGTTCTAGCTGAAGGCGTAGATgtcttctgctttgtttttacctCTGTGAAAACTGATGACCCCTTTCTGGACCAGATGATGAACTATCTGAGTAAAGATAAGACAGAACCTCAACCATGCGTGCCTCCATCCACTAAAGACCAGTGGTTCTTCTCAGATGAAGTTGTAACCAACATGATGAAAAAGGCCACTGAGTTCAGTTCAGCTTTCAAACGACTGAAGGGCAGCAGCAGATTTCATTTTGTTGTAGCAGCTCTCCCGAACGCAAAATTCAAAGGAGCCACCATCTATCAGTACAGAGATGGCCTTCTGAAAACTGAAGACTTCTCACAGCCTGAGGTTCCTGATGTGACAGCAAAGCTGGACCCAAGAGATCTTCTGTGGT ACTACCGCAATCTGACCTTGGATCCAGCCACATGCAACAATCGGCTTCTACTATCTGATGAAAACACAACGGCAACTTTTGGAACCTCACACCCGAAGTATCCCGAAACCCCCCAGAGATTTAAAGACCGTCCTCAGGTTCTGTGCCAGCAGGGGCTGACAGGAGGCTGTTACTTTGAGGTTGAGTGGAGCGTTAAAAGTCCTAATATTGTTTGGGTAGCGCTTGCATATGATAGCATGGCAAGGAAAGGAGAAACGTTTGGAGAGAACAAATTATCCTGGTCTCTGGGTGTTAACAATCTTAAATTTGAGTCACTGCATGATAAAAAGCACTGGAGTCAACCTCTTCCTCCTGAAGGATGCAGCAGAGTTGGCGTGTATCTGGATTGGTCCGGTGGCTCTTTGTCATTTTACAATGTCGTCTCTAACCAACTGATTCACCTGTACACCTACAAGGCCAATTTCACTGAGCCACTTTACCCAGGTCTATATCTCTGGTATTCCTCCAACTTTGCTTCCTTCAGACCTATTTAG